The genomic interval AGGATCAGCGGTGATTACGTCTCGGTCGATACCTTCAAGGGCCAGGAAATCCTGACTGTCGAGCCGGAAGGCATGCGTCTCCTTGCCGAAACCGCCTTTGCCGACATCAATCACCTGCTGCGCCCCAGCCATCTGAAGCAGCTCGCCGCGATCCTCGACGATCCCGAGGCAACCGACAACGACCGCTTCGTCGCCTACGATCTTCTGAAGAATGCCAATATCGCCGCCGGCGGCGTCCTGCCCATGTGCCAGGATACCGGAACGGCGATCATCATGGGCAAGAAGGGCCGCAGGGTCTGGACCGAGGGCGAGGATGCGGCAGCGCTGTCCAAGGGTGTTCTCGACGCCTATGAGAAGAAGAACCTGCGCTATTCGCAGCTCGCACCTATAAAGATGTTCGAGGAGAGGAACACCAAGAACAATCTGCCGGCGCAGATCGATATCTACGAGGAAGGCACGGATTCTTACGACTTCCTCTTCGTCGCCAAGGGTGGCGGCTCGGCCAACAAGACCTTCCTCTATCAGGGAACGCCCTCGCTTCTGACCCACGACCGGATGATCGACTTCCTTAAGGAGAAGATCCTGACCTTGGGTACGGCAGCCTGTCCTCCCTACCATCTGGCGATCGTGATCGGCGGCACCTCGGCCGAGATGAACCTGAAAACGGTCAAGCTTGCCTCGACGCGTTATCTCGACGAGCTGCCCACCGAAGGCTCCGAGAGCGGCCACGCCTTCCGCGACGTCGAAATGGAGAAGGAAATCCACAAGCTGACCCAGCAAATGGGCGTCGGCGCGCAGTTCGGCGGAAAGTATTTCTGTCATGACGTCCGCGTCATCCGCCTGCCCCGCCACGGAGCCTCGCTGCCGATCGGCCTCGGCGTTTCCTGTTCCGCCGACCGCCAGGCCAAGGGTAAGATCACTCGCGACGGTATTTTCGTCGAGCAGCTCGAGACCGATCCGTCGAAATACATGCCCGAGATCGACGAGGCGAAACTGTCGGAATCGACCGTACATATCGACCTCAACAAGCCGATGGCCGAAGTGCTGGCCGAACTTTCCAGGCATCCCGTCAAGACGCGCCTTTCGCTGACCGGCACCATCATCGTCGCCCGCGACCTCGCCCATGCCAAGATCCGCGAGCGGCTGGAAAAGGGCGAAGGCATGCCCGATTACCTCAAGAACCATCCGGTCTATTACGCCGGTCCCGCCAAAACGCCCGCGGGCTATGCCTCCGGCTC from Rhizobium lentis carries:
- a CDS encoding fumarate hydratase, which produces MADDLFPLGADATPYRRISGDYVSVDTFKGQEILTVEPEGMRLLAETAFADINHLLRPSHLKQLAAILDDPEATDNDRFVAYDLLKNANIAAGGVLPMCQDTGTAIIMGKKGRRVWTEGEDAAALSKGVLDAYEKKNLRYSQLAPIKMFEERNTKNNLPAQIDIYEEGTDSYDFLFVAKGGGSANKTFLYQGTPSLLTHDRMIDFLKEKILTLGTAACPPYHLAIVIGGTSAEMNLKTVKLASTRYLDELPTEGSESGHAFRDVEMEKEIHKLTQQMGVGAQFGGKYFCHDVRVIRLPRHGASLPIGLGVSCSADRQAKGKITRDGIFVEQLETDPSKYMPEIDEAKLSESTVHIDLNKPMAEVLAELSRHPVKTRLSLTGTIIVARDLAHAKIRERLEKGEGMPDYLKNHPVYYAGPAKTPAGYASGSFGPTTAGRMDSYVDQFQSFGGSMVMLAKGNRSRAVREACKKHGGFYLGSIGGPAARLAKDCIRKVEVLEYHELGMEAVWKIEVEDFPAFIVIDDKGNDFFQELNLG